A genomic window from Flintibacter sp. KGMB00164 includes:
- a CDS encoding RNA 2'-phosphotransferase — protein sequence MRETTPDLTRISKYISLILRHRPEVIGIQLDAHGWADVNALLAGISRKYPINRDILDEIVRSDEKQRYSFSEDGTKIRANQGHSVQVDVELPVTEPPETLYHGTTQRFVASIEAQGLLPQSRLYVHLSPDQETAEKVGRRHGEPVIYLVDAGQMHRDGYCFYLSANGVWLTKVVPATYLKRLEDRLTPN from the coding sequence ATGAGAGAAACAACGCCCGATCTCACAAGGATCAGCAAATATATCAGTTTGATCCTTCGGCACAGGCCGGAGGTCATTGGAATCCAGTTGGATGCCCACGGCTGGGCGGATGTCAATGCGCTGCTGGCGGGTATCAGCAGGAAATACCCCATCAACCGGGACATTCTGGATGAAATTGTGCGGAGTGATGAAAAGCAGCGGTATTCCTTCAGCGAGGACGGGACAAAAATCCGGGCCAACCAGGGCCACTCCGTCCAGGTGGATGTGGAACTCCCTGTGACTGAACCACCGGAGACGCTGTACCACGGAACGACCCAGCGGTTTGTCGCCTCCATCGAGGCCCAGGGACTGCTCCCCCAGAGCCGCCTGTATGTTCATCTTTCACCGGATCAGGAAACAGCGGAGAAAGTTGGGCGCCGGCATGGAGAACCTGTGATCTACCTGGTGGATGCCGGACAGATGCACCGGGACGGATATTGCTTTTATTTGTCCGCCAATGGAGTCTGGCTGACAAAGGTGGTTCCTGCGACCTACCTGAAACGCTTGGAGGATAGATTGACACCGAATTGA
- a CDS encoding S6 modification enzyme RimK, with the protein MKELTTQTGIIVKCSKTAIEFFQNAQSVDSFSVLEIPEEFQGIAVEFYDLIMENDHLAALLGCRGNYDIAVQIDEVTGTMTGWHWFK; encoded by the coding sequence ATGAAAGAGTTGACCACTCAAACAGGGATTATAGTAAAATGCAGTAAAACGGCCATTGAATTTTTCCAAAATGCTCAGTCAGTGGATTCCTTTTCTGTGCTGGAGATCCCAGAGGAATTCCAAGGTATAGCGGTTGAGTTTTATGATTTGATTATGGAAAATGATCATCTTGCGGCCTTGCTGGGCTGTCGCGGCAATTATGATATTGCGGTACAGATCGATGAGGTAACCGGCACCATGACGGGGTGGCATTGGTTCAAATGA
- a CDS encoding immunity 51 family protein encodes MKDFSQYGNRPNDQWEMLPWIPDPRPPFKIWVKPEQIAPFFVIPHHPYAISLLLKISDGFRAEEFCQLGLTGNSGDWERLVRGVIQEFEEGNSGEDLFHFDSDEDVFCVYSQYIDDLMMLAKMIRAACADEKTMGMYLNMSEAAKA; translated from the coding sequence CGAACGACCAGTGGGAGATGCTGCCCTGGATACCCGATCCGCGTCCGCCCTTCAAAATCTGGGTGAAGCCGGAGCAGATCGCGCCATTCTTTGTCATTCCCCACCACCCCTATGCCATCTCCCTTCTGCTGAAGATCAGTGACGGGTTCCGGGCAGAAGAATTCTGCCAGCTGGGACTGACCGGCAACAGCGGAGACTGGGAACGGCTGGTCCGGGGTGTGATCCAAGAGTTCGAGGAAGGCAACAGCGGCGAGGATCTGTTTCACTTCGACTCCGACGAGGATGTGTTCTGCGTCTATTCCCAATACATCGACGACCTGATGATGCTGGCCAAAATGATCCGGGCGGCCTGTGCCGATGAAAAAACGATGGGGATGTATCTGAACATGAGCGAGGCAGCGAAAGCATGA